In Oryza brachyantha chromosome 2, ObraRS2, whole genome shotgun sequence, a single window of DNA contains:
- the LOC102719738 gene encoding cytosolic Fe-S cluster assembly factor NBP35 codes for MENGDGKSDVPADANEHCPGTQSDEAGKAEACAGCPNQQICATAPKGPDPDLVGIAERMATVKHKILVLSGKGGVGKSTFSAQLSFALAEMDCQVGLLDIDICGPSIPKMLGLEGQDIHQSNLGWSPVYVESNLGVMSIGFMLPNPDDAVIWRGPRKNGLIKQFLKDVDWGEIDYLVVDAPPGTSDEHISIVQYLQAAGIDGAIIVTTPQQVSLIDVRKEINFCKKVGVPVLGVVENMSGLRQAISDFRFVKQGEGGEMDATEWALNYIKERAPELLSMVACSEVFDSSKGGAEKMCSEMGVPFLGKVPMDPQLCKAAEEGRSCFVDPKCSASAPALKSIVKKLIKTE; via the exons ATGGAGAATGGCGACGGCAAGAGCGACGTCCCGGCGGACGCCAACGAGC ATTGCCCCGGAACGCAGTCGGATGAGGCGGGGAAGGCGGAGGCCTGCGCCGGATGCCCCAACCAGCAGATTTGCGCCACCGCCCCCAAGGGCCCCGATCCTG ACTTAGTTGGTATTGCTGAACGGATGGCAACAGTGAAACACAAGATACTGGTTCTGTCTGGGAAAGGAGGTGTAGGAAAGAGTACATTTTCAGCCCAGCTCTCATTTGCCCTTGCTGAAATGGACTGCCAGGTTGGCCTTCTTGATATAGATATTTGTGGCCCTAGCATCCCAAAAATGTTAGGGCTTGAAGGCCAGGATATTCATCAAAGCAATCTTGGTTGGTCACCGGTCTATGTGGAATCCAACCTTGGTGTCATGTCAATTGGTTTCATGCTGCCCAACCCAGATGATGCTGTCATCTGGAGAGGCCCTCGCAAGAATGGACTCATCAAACAGTTCTTGAAGGATGTTGATTGGGGGGAGATTGACTATCTTGTGGTCGATGCTCCTCCAGGAACATCTGATGAACATATTTCAATTGTACAGTACCTGCAAGCAGCAGGAATAGATGGTGCGATAATTGTGACAACTCCCCAGCAAGTCTCCCTAATTGATGTGCGGAAGGAAATAAACTTTTGCAAGAAGGTTGGCGTGCCAGTCTTAGGTGTTGTGGAGAACATGAGTGGCTTAAGACAGGCCATCTCAGATTTCAGATTTGTGAAGCAAGGCGAGGGAGGTGAGATGGATGCTACAGAATGGGCGCTGAACTATATCAAGGAGAGAGCTCCTGAACTTTTGTCGATGGTTGCATGCAGCGAGGTGTTTGATAGCAGCAAGGGTGGAGCGGAAAAAATGTGCAGCGAAATGGGGGTACCTTTCCTTGGTAAGGTGCCCATGGATCCACAGCTCTGCAAGGCAGCCGAGGAAGGGAGGTCATGCTTCGTTGATCCGAAGTGCAGTGCTAGTGCACCAGCTCTTAAAAGCATAGTCAAGAAGCTGATCAAGACTGAGTGA